The Oryza brachyantha chromosome 7, ObraRS2, whole genome shotgun sequence genomic interval AGTACATGATGACTGCTAAGATCGGAGAGAGAGACAGTAAAGAGGAGCTTACAAAAGCATTCAGTATTATTGACCAAGATAAAAATGTAAAGTTTTTACTCTTTTCACCCTTCAGTACAGCATCTGTTTTGTTGTTATTGTGCTAGAATATCGATTGATTGATTGCAACCTGTTTATATTGTCAAAAGGTCAGTTTCATATTAGTAGAAAATCAACCAAgtgttttcttatttataatattattagattGATCAGCATCATGTTCCTTTTGTCTTAGTTCTAGACATTGAAGTTTCGCTTAATTTATTCTCTAAATTTGTCATGGAGTTCAGTGTATGAAAGCaacaaaatacttatattatagcACTGCTCGGTCTGACAGAGTATCATTCTTAAGAATATTATCATAACTCAAATATATTATGGTTCTTATGCAGGGGAAGATTTCAGATGTTGATATTCAGCGAATTGCCAAGGAATTAGGCGAAAACTTCACATATCAAGAGATTCAAGAAATGGTGCAGGAGGCAGATCGAAATGGTTAGCTGTTTTCTGGGAGCTTGAAAGATTAATTTCTGTGCTCGTTGTCCAACTGAAGTATCAAGCTATTTAACTTCCTTTATGTTTTGTCACAGGCGATGGTGAGATAGATTTTGACGAGTTTATTAGGATGATGAGGAGGACTAGCTATGGTTACTAATCCTATGGGTGGCCAGGATGGTGCAGTGAGTGCAGTTGTTTTATGACCACACCAGTGTCTGCCTAATGTATAATGCTGTAGTTTATTCCGAAATTATGCTGTTCTGTATACCTTACTATGATGGCATATTTATGCACATGTTTTTATTCGACTGCGCTATCATATACTATACCGTGATTGTGATTGTGATTGCGAGCATGGGATTTTTCCTGCTACTCAAATGGTCCAGATTTACCCGGCGTTAACCTGTTGGGTATGGACTGAAATTTGGCAGTATACTTTCTGGCGAGCCTGGCGGCCAAAACCAAACTAACCCGGTGTGGTGTTGGTTCTGAAGCAAgcacatcacatcaaatggtGGCCATCTTGTACCGAACGAGactatacttattataaacgaaataatttattaactattgaaaataattttgtagataaaatttttatatacatgttagcAATTTAGAAGGAGTGCTGGAAAATAAGCTATTAAAGataacctcaaaatcaactctaaaaattaagttttaatatttaatttttttcttactatACTCATAATCTTAAGACTAAACGATGGGAACCATACCTTGGTTACCAAATGTAGAGAGATGGGAATCATGAGTATAAAAATCGAAAAAAAGAACTGAAGAAATAACACAGCTTAGTTTGTTGGAATGAAGCCAAGTAGTAGCTTCATCCCATTTCCCCATGATTAGTTTGGTTAGGAGAATGTTAGAAATGTGAGTTTAAGATGTAGGGGCCATTAGGTCTTCTAGCGACATATAGGAGAATCGTTAGAATGAGAGTTTAAGAGGTGGACACTACTAGGATAATAAGTTTGACCATAAACTCTGGCATTTTTAAATTAGGAGGTAATCTTTCCTCAAGTGTAACTGAGTTAAACCTGAAACGTCCATACGTCTATTATCATGATTTACTTGAAAACACCGGCACATCTCATAATTCCCATCTCTTCCACCAAACAAGACAATAAGAATAAAGATGGAACTTATATGTCAGCTATTTCATTTAACTCTATCTGTTAGACTCCAAACTTATTTCCCAAAGTTAACAAAGCATATCGACGATGCTAGGAAAATATAATACTGATCACTAACATACGAGtcatactcccttcatattttttttatatgacgccgttgacttttaggtccacgtttgagcatccgtcttattcaaaaaaaattatataattattaattattttgttataatattatttattattatagagactttaagtatgcattataattttacatatttagatataaattttaaataagacgaatggtcaaacataatcCGAAAAATCATCGGTGTCATGACTAAATATATGAAGGGAGTACGTGATACTAGGTCCACACGTGAGCAAACAGATACTAGTATCTGAATCCGGTGCTAGGAGGTGTGTTGTTTGGTTGCCAACCGTTGATCCACCACGGACTCTGGATACACTGTGTTGGCTGATGATGCCATTGCAACCCACCTGCCTGTCCACTGCAGCGCCCTGACAGCAGAAGAGACCACGGTGCAGCAGCGCAGGCACACCCGTTTTTCTCTGCAGCTCCTTTTCAGTCTTGCTCTGTACTCTGTACTGTAGGTAGCAGCGCCAGTAAAGTTGGAgcactcttcttcttcttcctccctggACCACATGCAGCATCGAGTCGAGGCGATCTCACAACAACAGCACCGCCGGCCCACGCGCCTCCAGATTCCGAAATGAAAGCGCTTCCCTTCCACAGTTTCCGCACGCACCGCGTGCCCGCGCCCGCACGGGCCGCCCGTGtgtcgcctcgcgccgcgccgatcGCCGGCgggccaccgtcgtcgtcatgCCGTGTCCCGCTTTACGTCcacgccggccgtcgccagTCGCCGCGGGACTCTGCTCAACCGTATTTGCTAGGGGTGGGGGTGACGGTggaaaccaaacgatatatttataaatagaaaagatTTAGgaatgatttttatatacatactcttagtgatctaaaagccaatataaaaaataaactttagcgaaaatttctaaaattaattttaaatttaagattgaaaattaaaaatttagtttataaacataaacataaacgaaaagatgcaGTTGTTGACCCTTCTCCTCTCCAAGTTAAACAGGCTCCACCAAGACATGGAGCTCAGTGGGGAGGGAGAGGTTTCTGGACATGAGGTTTTTGGCTTCTCTTGTGATGACGATAAAAACATGCCCTTCAGGTTGTAATAGGTGTTTTCGGTTTGCGTCCATGTTTACATGTAGGTGTTTTCGGTTTGCGTCCATGTTTACATGTATGATTGAGGAGATTGAGACATCGGCAATGATGATGCTATGTAGCTAAAATACCCCATATGTTCTAGGGGAAATATGACCAGAAAAAGCTTGATCATGATCAACATCTTTCTTTTGTGTTTCATATTGTAGCATTGTCAAGTCTTTCTTGAAATTTCTAttgatgtgtatatataatgtttatatacatctagattcattaccatctatataaatataaatatagataaaactagaaATTAAGAGTGAATATATGTTTGGAAGGATGGCTTGGAAGATGGTGAAATTGTATTTCAAACAATGTTTTGGTGTTTTACGATTTTCTCCAAAGGTTACCATTGTCTAGTCCGACAATGAGCTAGGCATTCGGTAATTCTCTCTGACTGTAGCTTGATTGCCACGAAATAGTTGAAGTTGTCTTCGTTTGGCATGTTGTAAGTTAATAGGTTTCACCCTATGACGATGTTGTGTTGAGGAGAGAGGGCCTACTTTGAGAGCTGATCCTTTTGTGTGGTgacaaaaacatattaatgatGCCATCTGTCATCCGCATCTATGCTTGCGTTACTGAGGAGACTAGAAATAGTACCGGTGATGTTATGTGTACCTAAATATCCAACGTGTTCTAGTGAAAATGTGGCTGGAAAACAACCATGCTCACCATCTATCCTATAACATAATTATGAGTCTTGCTCCCTATCTTTacgcttataattataagctaaattttaaattttaaaaagctaAATACGCAgctaattttatagttttttaatcgtggtttattttccagcctttatttttagatcgccgAGAACATACGTGTAAAAGTTttgctcataaattatttttagtccttAATAAACCGTTCCACTTTTTTTTCGGGCCAGCCAATTAGCCGGCCAAATTTCTTAATATTGAGAGAAAGAATTTACAAAATTCATATTCTGCTGTACAGAAGAAGAGAGTACCCGTAGCGACAGTACGTACCTGCCACCTCCAAAAAGCTCCGTCGGCTCGCGCCCAAAACCGTCACAATCGCCGGGGGTCCCCGGCTCGCCGTCGCGATCGAGCCGTCCGTTTCTTGATCTTAGCGGGAACGGACGGCGGATGATGCATGCACTTGGAGCCGTCGCTGTTTGGGTGGtggcctagctagctaacggAATCTTCTGTTTTTGCTTGCTGCACCCTCCGGATCCCTCTACTTTGGGAAAATTAAGTGGTAATTAATGTGTTCACCTACTTGTGTAAATAACTACCGCTGTCACTAATGGACCATTAGTGGGCATgcctcttttctcttttttttttccgttttAAACCTTGTGCTTGCTTTTATTGCGGTTTGTAATCTTGCTTGGGTGGTCAGCGTTCCGTGATGCTTTGTTTTAGGtttcaaaacttaattttacaAGTAAGCTATAGTCTGTTTTGTCACTAGCTTTGCCTTTTAAACCAAAAAAGGGCATACATGATAGGTGCAATTGTATTCTTATTTACGTTGAAGATACAGATGtgattttaatttatgtttgcTTTAGGGTTTTTGAGGAAGCACAACTGCGTAAGGGAGCGTAAGGGAGCGATAGTGAGAGATAGCGAGGAGTGTGCATGACTTGGGTAGCAGCATAGGTCACACGATGCTGGCGCATTGTACTTGTAGTCTTGCCATCATATAGGGTAGCGAGCGTGAAGAGAATCCCCTTTTGATAAAAAGATGTGGTCAAATTATAAACCCTAAAAACGGTAAAATAATAATGGTTATATAGTTCAAACTGGGGGCAAAACATAACTGCCCTAataaaaatatccaaaatatCGTGTTGCTGAAATTAGAACACATCTTTTTAGCTTATGATAACATAGATTGTGTTCTATGGCTCTCACAGTACAATTTCTCTAAAACCTTTTTACATCAACATTGCCCAGATAATTTGTTTTAAGCTATTTTTAGGTCCAGAATATATAATATCCGATCCTTCTCTATAAGCAATTGCCTGTACTTTGTTCAATTATCTACCAAGAATAGTCGCTACAAACATCATCCATCGGCGCAGATGTGGCTATTTATCCATACTTTGACTTGAAATAGGAGCGGCCATAAAATGTGTGGGTTATAtatcacccaaaaaaaatcctaaaatcacaCGAATATAACTACAATATAGTAATAGCACAATTGCAATGTAACTATCatataattacaaatataagtAGTAtagcatgtaattctcatacaaataaaacaataccTACAATCTAGTGCTAgctatattaaaattatatattactaCCTCTGATTTTAAATAATTGTACTAGCTACTGcttatttcttaattttaccgcttatcttttttaaaaaaatattatgtatacGGTATACCTATAAATATGTTCTATGGTAACGGgtaacatgaaaaatatacaaCCATATAATTTTTACTAATCATCGATTATCCGTCTAAAAATTATTACCAATAAAAGTTAAAACGGCCATGGCCAGCCGTGGTAATTATATTGTACTCAAACGTAATTTTAATACGAAAATACACgacaaaaaatatagcagAATGGAAAGAGTGTTGCAGAGATGACAAAAGTTGGATGttcttttcataaaaaaacagtgCAATCCGCTCTCTTTATCTCGCATGTGTCCCTGCTGACCAAGTGGACTCCCGATCCAGACAAACTGCAGCGTACACACCCACGTACGCACCCGCGTCTCCtcacaaattaataattaacgaagcgaagaagagaaaaaaagaaaagaaccaaACCAAAGCGAAGCGGAGCGGAgcgaaggagaagaaaaaaagagagagaaaggaatCGCACGAAGAGCGGAGATCCAAATCACCCGCGAAAGAAGGCCCTCCCTTCGCCCGCGACGAACACGAACTCCTCACTCCAGTTACTCGAGTAAGTCTCGCCTGTTCCCGCTGCAATCCGCCATTGATTTGATTCAGTGCTGCTTCCGCGCGAGTCCGATGAGGTGATTCGTTGATTTTTTGTagggtttcttttcttttttgttgcttCGGTTTGGGGTTTGCTTTGTTGGTTTTGGCCATTTTCATTCTCTGTAATGCAAGCAGTTTTTCACGATTATTTCTCTGAAGAAAGTAACTCAAAaaatgggattttttttctcctttttcccaCTAGAGTTGATTCGGTGGATTAGTTGAAGTAATTTGAATGGTGCGATGAAATCATCTATGGTTATGGGAAGGGAagattttattattatcttttttttaatatttccaTGGAATTTGGACAACAGGAGGATCTCTCTGCCGTAAAAAACAATTCTTTTGTTTATCTAGTTCGTTAACAGCAGTGGAGTATGTTTTCACATTGAAGGTAGAAGTAACTAGCTCTGTAATTTCGGGATTAGTTTCACCTGAACCCATTGGGATGATTTACTAATGATACCGCAAGATGATTATTGTGGATCTGTGCGGACGAGCAAATCTCCGAAGTCGAGTGTTCAAGTATGAAGAACAGACTTAACATGGTTAATGGGACTTAGCTCATAATTGCTGGGAAACAATGAATGATggtgttgctatatttttgttgGTTGCTTTTGTCTTTGTTTAGAAAAAGATGGCTGGGGGGACGGACACACATAAAAGGTTGGGTGCAATTGTAGCTAAATTATTGCAGGGAATGCAGGCAGAAAGCAGGTTACATGTCAGGTGGTGACAATGATTAGTCCATCTAGGATTGCATTCACTAAACTCCTTTTTGTGGTTGCATATTCTGGTTAACCCACAGGAGCTATGTATTACTCTGTAATGCAATTCAGTTAGTTCTACTTTGGTTTGCAGTATTGATAGAATGAACAGTACCGACGAATGTAAGTTCATGATCACTTATGACAGATTGgctattgttttgttttctgctACTCGGAAATTGTCCTGAGATTGTCATTCCCCGTTACGAGTACATGCTGTGCACTCTTCCTACCTGTAGACTGTAGTGCTTGGATTTTGGGATAAAATTCGTGTTTCAGTTACTTTATAAATGCTTTCCTTACTAAACTTACTCGCATTGTTTGGATTTTGCGATATAACTCATGATCTTGTAACTTATAGCTGTTTTCTTTACAGAATAGTCTTTAGGAGCAAACCATCTGGGGCCTAGAAAAGGCTTGGTGGAATGGAATTAACTTGTTCCTCTGAAGAAAGTAACTCAAAAGAGTCTTCTGTaaatccatcttcatcttcaataGAAAGTTCTGGAACTTTTGTGGACCACCCAACTCCTCCTACCACCAAGGAAGTTGATGACAGTAGTGatcatgaaaaaacaaatgcacAGGAGGAAAAATCAGCCCAACCAGCCATTTTGAAGTTCTCCAATGGACTGACAGATCGTATTGGTTGCATGGATTCACCTTCACCTGTCATAGAAATGCCTCTTCCTGATTCAGCAGAGCATCACATGGAATCGAACTCCCCAACAGCAGAAGTCCCTGAAATTCATTCAGGACTAAGTGAGGCATTCAAGCACTCAATAGAGGATGAGGCAGATAATTCTTCTTCTGTAGATGCCGCTGAGGTAAACCATCTGTCTGACAGTGCCTCAGCTGGTTCTGAAACTATGTCGACAGATGAAATGAGTTCTAAAGAAGACTGGATAGATCAGACAAATGCCGCTGCAAAGCCAAAACCAATAGAAGAACAAGGAGCAACACCTGAAAGTCCATATAAAGGCCTTATTGACACCACTGCACCTTTTGAGTCTGTTAGAGAAGTTGTCACCAAGTTCGGAGGAATTGTTGACTGGAAAGCCCACAAAGCTCAAATGATGGAGGTAATTCTTGTCACtcttataaaactataatgaaTAATAGGCAATGTTTAAGAACTAAAACAGAGATGctgtataaattgaattttaatcATGCAAAGTAATCTAAAATATGTGTTCTTTATGCAGCGGCGCAAGTTCATACAACTTGAACTCGAAAAGGTTCAGAAGGAAATTCCCCTCTATAAAGAGGAACTAGAGGCTGCGGAAATGGTTAAATCACACGTAGTCAATGAACTAGAAGAAACTAGGAGAATTATTGAAGAATTGAAGCATAATCTTGAGAAAGCACAGATTGAAGAAGTTCAGGCGAAACAGGATTCTGAGCTTGCAGTACTTAGAGCGCAAGAGATCGAGCAGGGAATAGCTGACGAAGCTAGTGTGATAGCCAGGACTCAAATTGAGGTTGCCAAAGAAAGACATGAAAAGGCTATCACTGAACTAAACTCAGTGAAAAAGGAGCTGAAAGCAGTGCATGAACAGTATGTTACCTTAGTCAATGAAAGGGACACAGCTATCAGAAGGTCAGAAGAAGTTATTTCTGCTGGGAAGGACATTGAGAAGCGAGTGGAGGAATTGACTTTAGAACTGATTGCATCGAAAGGTTCTCTTGAGTTGGCGCATGCTGCACATCATGAAGCAGAAGAACGTAGAATTGGTGCAGCATTGGCAAAGGAGCAAGATTGCGTTGCTTGGGATAGAGAGTTGCAACAGGCACAAGAGGAGCTTCAACAACACAATAATAAGCTTCTGTCCAAAAGTGACGTGAAGCTGAATCTAGATGCAAATTTATGCAAGTTGCGTAGCCTAAAGTCAGAGCTGGCAGCTTATGTACAAAATGTGCTTAGTGAAGAAGCTGAAGGACTTGCGAAAGAACATGGTTCTGATGATGCCCGACAAATTAGTGGGCCACTTAAAGAAGCTCTAGCTTCAACACAGAAGGAGCTTGAGGAGGTTAGAGCAAACATAGAGAAGGCAAAAAATGAGGCCAAATTGTTCAGACTTGCAGCCGCAACCCTCAGATCAGAAATGGAGAATCAGAAATCTTCACTCGTTGCATTACAGGAGAGGGAAGGTATGGCATCTATTGCAATTACTGCACTAGAAGCTGAGCTCAACAGGACGAAACAAGAGATAGAATGTGTAAGGTCTAAAGAAGCAGATGCTCAAGAGAGGATGGTAGAACTTCCCAGGATCTTGCAGGAGGCAACTCAGGAAGCTGAAGACGCAAAGATGGTAGCTTTCTCAGTACAAGAGCAAGTGAGAAAGGCCAGGCAACAAGctgagaaaaccaaaacagcTGCAGCCACAGTAAACACCAGGTTAGGTGCTGTCCTGAAAGAAATT includes:
- the LOC102714570 gene encoding probable calcium-binding protein CML13 isoform X5; this encodes MSTVKGQTRRERPRGARPHGLTKQKRQEIKEAFDLFDTDNSGTIDAKELNVAMRALGFEMTEEQINQMIADVDKDGSGSIDYEEFEYMMTAKIGERDSKEELTKAFSIIDQDKNGKISDVDIQRIAKELGENFTYQEIQEMVQEADRNGDGEIDFDEFIRMMRRTSYGY
- the LOC102714844 gene encoding protein WEAK CHLOROPLAST MOVEMENT UNDER BLUE LIGHT 1-like, whose translation is MELTCSSEESNSKESSVNPSSSSIESSGTFVDHPTPPTTKEVDDSSDHEKTNAQEEKSAQPAILKFSNGLTDRIGCMDSPSPVIEMPLPDSAEHHMESNSPTAEVPEIHSGLSEAFKHSIEDEADNSSSVDAAEVNHLSDSASAGSETMSTDEMSSKEDWIDQTNAAAKPKPIEEQGATPESPYKGLIDTTAPFESVREVVTKFGGIVDWKAHKAQMMERRKFIQLELEKVQKEIPLYKEELEAAEMVKSHVVNELEETRRIIEELKHNLEKAQIEEVQAKQDSELAVLRAQEIEQGIADEASVIARTQIEVAKERHEKAITELNSVKKELKAVHEQYVTLVNERDTAIRRSEEVISAGKDIEKRVEELTLELIASKGSLELAHAAHHEAEERRIGAALAKEQDCVAWDRELQQAQEELQQHNNKLLSKSDVKLNLDANLCKLRSLKSELAAYVQNVLSEEAEGLAKEHGSDDARQISGPLKEALASTQKELEEVRANIEKAKNEAKLFRLAAATLRSEMENQKSSLVALQEREGMASIAITALEAELNRTKQEIECVRSKEADAQERMVELPRILQEATQEAEDAKMVAFSVQEQVRKARQQAEKTKTAAATVNTRLGAVLKEIDASRVSEKIALAAVQALQESEETGDDEDSPRGVSLPLTEYYALSKKAHEAEHLAHESVTAALAQVELAKASESNSLERLCEASKKMNEKKDALERALQRAERANEGKLNAEQELRKWRADHEQRRKAHEAARHAVNPLSSSPRRFAEEKDPFHKVSVHSYEDLVPNRKLRRKKSFFPLMGSLLSRKT